The following proteins come from a genomic window of Pyxidicoccus sp. MSG2:
- a CDS encoding translocation/assembly module TamB domain-containing protein codes for MSSPGRNSARRALLVVLLLLSGSILLLRMQASWDVACTLARRNLPDVLGLDVGIGRCELDPLNSRVLVYGFSLFLPGTDTPLVAADMAEVQLGFLRPLSGRLSLALVRATRPRVTLDLSQPSPQPAKKSEGCFLDPLERLRVAKLDITGAELRLALPQGRRVEVGELDVRWAERWGVIELDVEARRGLVRLGPDGQELALGQLAVAGAVDPDEALLELERAEVSLDDITTTVSGRVESLCDPNLALDAQVFLPLRTLSQAHLVPKPATGHLWSRVSIAGKPSAPAVSMELSGSGLGYDRFGPTNLTARLSYSGDEVRVEDLVVPVGAGKVRATARLGLTPNFPLEVSLSTEDASLGRILDRAGVKGSWVDFPATLDAQLDGNLLPRFSLAGPLDLRTGPFVLATRAYDAPEDSGLTILEFDKGRAQAQVKIQADRVSFNHVTAESGRSRVHGDVGLLIGDGLGLDIHGHGDLDLADFGHIAGLQWAGRGSATYSVTGPASQVKVEAGLSMRDFVFWNLSLGVLQGKLGYSDGVLAFPAFTGQKGRTQYYGKAGVSFGRLLGLRLEVNVPQGRTEDLVDVVAGLSPSLEVMRGTLGGTATGRVEVDSPVEKLEGLVAFDVKDTTYFGRRMGDGAMRLRFVDGKAMVLERTVLKGPLGRTWADGTFAFAGGLDYRFGGDGLSLAETVGPELAERMGIQGTMVMDGKVSGTADVPVVDATLRAPRVTFADRNLGAMDLTGRLVGKDFVVTGHPFQDATGRLGFKVKDNWPYEAQGSLSLPEIRPLLPAEPLWAGVSGSLSGTLSAKGQLLEPAGSEVSATVDKLVLSRDDVHGENTGPIVLAYAASRLDVQPFRFLGPYVDLSLGGWMGPRGMDVTLRGGWDVRMLESLLPSMVERATGRVTVDAEITGTPASPSVVGTAELLDLRLAPRDWPVNVRGMSGRLELTGQRVLLEHLQGQLNDGRVSARGDVRLERFLPTRLGLTVQLDEVPYRLTEDLPATFSGLLQVSGPPHGFTVTGGLDIVKMRYQKALDVESMLKSLQKRTYTPSAPVTSSTGEPPKPLVIWDVNVHFGDVRVDNNLAKARLLGDVRLTGTDLRPGLLGRVELAEGSQAFFRNNPFTINQGQVEFQDATGIDPVFEVQAQTQVREYTVKLHAFGKPADPQILLSSEPALVEGDIVSLLTLGFTSSDRDTAATASAGLAAEALFNVSGLDRQLQRFLPSNPVLRDLSLQIATTYNDATRQAEPTAQLESKFLSEQLKIGMTQPVSGRGTRARAEYRFDDRLSAQAQWDNENSEASFGNLGLELKLSWEVE; via the coding sequence TTGTCCTCCCCGGGTCGCAACAGTGCGCGCAGAGCGCTGCTGGTGGTGCTCCTCCTGCTGTCGGGGAGCATCCTGCTGTTGCGGATGCAGGCGTCGTGGGACGTGGCCTGCACGCTGGCGCGACGGAACCTGCCGGACGTGCTGGGGCTGGACGTGGGCATCGGCCGGTGCGAGCTGGACCCGCTGAACTCGCGCGTCCTCGTGTACGGCTTCTCGCTCTTCCTTCCGGGCACGGACACGCCGCTCGTCGCGGCGGACATGGCGGAGGTGCAGCTGGGCTTCCTGCGTCCGCTCAGCGGCCGGCTCTCGCTGGCGCTGGTGCGGGCCACGCGGCCCCGCGTGACGCTCGACCTGTCACAGCCGTCGCCGCAGCCCGCGAAGAAGTCCGAGGGCTGCTTCCTGGACCCGCTGGAGCGGCTGCGGGTGGCGAAGCTGGACATCACCGGGGCGGAGCTGCGGCTGGCGCTGCCACAGGGGCGGCGCGTGGAGGTGGGCGAGCTGGACGTGCGCTGGGCGGAGCGTTGGGGCGTCATCGAGCTGGACGTGGAGGCGCGGCGCGGGCTGGTGCGGCTGGGGCCGGACGGGCAGGAGCTGGCGCTGGGACAGCTCGCCGTGGCGGGCGCGGTGGACCCGGACGAAGCGCTGCTGGAGTTGGAGCGCGCGGAGGTGTCGCTCGACGACATCACCACCACGGTGTCCGGCCGCGTGGAGTCCCTGTGCGACCCGAACCTGGCGCTGGATGCGCAGGTGTTCCTCCCGCTGCGCACGCTGTCCCAGGCGCACCTGGTGCCGAAGCCGGCCACCGGCCACCTCTGGTCCCGCGTGTCGATTGCAGGCAAGCCGTCCGCGCCCGCGGTGTCGATGGAGCTGTCCGGCAGCGGGCTCGGGTATGACCGCTTCGGTCCCACCAACCTCACCGCGCGCCTGTCGTACTCGGGCGACGAGGTGCGGGTGGAGGACCTGGTGGTGCCGGTGGGCGCGGGGAAGGTGCGCGCCACGGCCCGGCTCGGGTTGACGCCCAACTTCCCGCTGGAGGTGTCGCTGTCCACCGAGGACGCGTCGCTGGGGCGCATCCTGGACCGGGCGGGCGTGAAGGGCTCGTGGGTGGACTTCCCGGCCACGCTGGACGCGCAGCTCGACGGAAACCTCCTGCCGCGCTTCTCGCTGGCCGGCCCGTTGGATTTGCGCACCGGCCCCTTCGTGCTGGCCACGCGCGCGTACGACGCGCCGGAGGACTCGGGGCTCACCATCCTCGAGTTCGACAAGGGCCGCGCCCAGGCGCAGGTGAAGATTCAAGCGGACCGCGTGTCGTTCAACCACGTCACCGCGGAGTCGGGCCGCTCGCGCGTGCACGGAGACGTGGGGCTGCTCATCGGCGACGGGCTGGGGCTGGACATCCACGGCCATGGCGACCTGGACCTCGCGGACTTCGGCCACATCGCCGGCCTGCAGTGGGCGGGGCGGGGGAGCGCGACGTATTCGGTGACGGGCCCTGCCTCGCAGGTGAAGGTGGAGGCGGGCCTGTCCATGCGCGACTTCGTCTTCTGGAACCTCTCGCTGGGCGTGCTGCAGGGGAAGTTGGGGTACTCGGACGGGGTGCTGGCCTTCCCCGCCTTCACCGGCCAGAAGGGGCGCACGCAGTACTACGGCAAGGCGGGTGTGTCCTTCGGGCGGCTGCTCGGCCTGCGCCTCGAGGTGAATGTCCCGCAGGGGCGCACCGAGGACCTGGTGGACGTGGTGGCGGGGCTGAGCCCCTCGCTGGAGGTGATGCGGGGGACGCTGGGCGGCACGGCCACCGGGCGCGTGGAGGTGGACAGCCCGGTGGAGAAGCTGGAGGGGCTGGTGGCCTTCGACGTGAAGGACACCACCTACTTCGGCCGCCGCATGGGCGACGGCGCCATGCGCCTGCGCTTCGTGGACGGCAAGGCGATGGTGCTCGAGCGCACCGTGCTGAAGGGCCCGCTGGGGCGCACGTGGGCGGACGGCACCTTCGCCTTCGCGGGCGGGCTGGACTACCGCTTCGGCGGCGACGGCCTGTCGCTGGCGGAGACGGTGGGGCCGGAGCTGGCGGAGCGCATGGGCATCCAGGGCACCATGGTGATGGACGGGAAGGTGTCCGGCACCGCCGACGTGCCGGTGGTGGACGCCACGCTGCGCGCGCCGCGCGTCACCTTCGCCGACCGCAACCTGGGCGCCATGGACCTCACCGGGCGCCTGGTGGGCAAGGACTTCGTGGTGACGGGCCACCCCTTCCAGGACGCCACGGGGCGGCTGGGCTTCAAGGTGAAGGACAACTGGCCCTATGAAGCGCAGGGCTCGCTGTCGCTGCCGGAAATCCGCCCGCTGCTGCCCGCCGAGCCGCTGTGGGCCGGCGTGTCCGGCTCGCTCTCCGGCACGCTGAGCGCGAAGGGGCAGTTGCTGGAGCCCGCCGGCTCGGAGGTGAGTGCCACGGTGGACAAGCTCGTGCTCTCGCGTGACGACGTGCACGGAGAGAACACGGGCCCCATCGTCCTGGCCTACGCGGCGAGCCGGCTGGACGTACAGCCCTTCCGCTTCCTGGGGCCGTACGTGGACCTGTCGCTGGGAGGGTGGATGGGGCCTCGCGGCATGGACGTCACCCTGCGGGGCGGCTGGGACGTGCGCATGCTGGAGTCGCTCCTGCCCTCCATGGTGGAGCGCGCCACCGGCCGCGTCACCGTGGACGCGGAAATCACCGGCACGCCGGCGTCACCGTCCGTGGTGGGCACCGCGGAGCTGCTGGACCTGCGGCTGGCGCCGAGGGACTGGCCCGTCAACGTGCGCGGCATGTCCGGGCGCCTGGAGCTGACCGGCCAGCGCGTGCTGCTGGAGCACCTGCAGGGGCAGCTCAACGACGGCCGTGTGTCCGCGCGCGGCGACGTGCGGCTGGAGCGCTTCCTGCCGACGCGGCTGGGTCTCACGGTGCAGCTCGACGAGGTGCCCTACCGTCTCACGGAGGATTTGCCCGCCACCTTCTCCGGGCTGCTCCAGGTGAGCGGGCCGCCCCATGGCTTCACCGTCACGGGCGGGCTGGACATCGTCAAGATGCGCTACCAGAAGGCCCTGGACGTGGAGTCGATGCTCAAGTCCCTCCAGAAGCGCACCTACACGCCCTCGGCGCCGGTGACGTCCTCCACGGGGGAGCCACCGAAGCCGCTCGTCATCTGGGACGTCAACGTGCACTTCGGCGACGTCCGGGTGGACAACAACCTGGCGAAGGCGCGCCTGCTGGGCGACGTGCGGCTGACGGGCACCGACTTGCGGCCGGGCCTGCTGGGCCGGGTGGAGCTCGCGGAGGGCAGCCAGGCCTTCTTCCGCAACAACCCCTTCACCATCAACCAGGGGCAGGTCGAGTTCCAGGACGCCACGGGCATCGACCCCGTCTTCGAGGTCCAGGCCCAGACGCAGGTGCGCGAGTACACGGTGAAGCTGCACGCCTTCGGCAAGCCGGCGGACCCGCAGATTCTGCTCTCCTCGGAGCCGGCGCTGGTGGAGGGGGACATCGTCTCGTTGCTCACCCTGGGCTTCACCTCGTCGGACCGGGACACGGCGGCCACGGCGAGCGCCGGCCTGGCGGCCGAGGCCCTCTTCAACGTGTCGGGCCTGGACCGGCAGCTCCAGCGCTTCCTCCCCAGCAACCCGGTGTTGCGGGATTTGTCGCTACAAATCGCCACCACCTACAACGACGCCACCCGGCAGGCGGAGCCGACCGCACAACTGGAGTCGAAGTTCCTGAGCGAGCAGCTTAAAATCGGCATGACACAACCGGTGAGCGGGCGCGGCACGCGGGCGCGCGCCGAGTACCGCTTCGACGACCGACTCTCCGCTCAGGCCCAGTGGGACAACGAGAACAGCGAAGCCTCGTTTGGCAACCTCGGGCTCGAGCTGAAGCTGAGCTGGGAGGTCGAGTAG
- a CDS encoding POTRA domain-containing protein, whose product MAWVLLLCALVSGAAAAQPEGESQPVVVAVELHLPGGADAQGLTGLVAVRKGQTLAPGAVRRSLERLWATGRFTDVVARTVEVPGGVRLVFQLTPVARLARLRFLGNAVLSEGELIEASGLLEGGPLDAEELEGAVSSVLQAYQRKGYDSAKVTVRQEPVTDGLAVSLTVDEGVPTRVRMVTFSGSPGFALPRLLEVLEMRPGEVFDRVRLDAGLERLRTLLREAGHWRAQVGTPSVLVEGSAATVAVPLSAGPRYTVRFHGNRRFPATLLERVLAHDVAESLDEVVAGRLARRVEAFYRHRGFHDVHVRPREVVRPDGELAALAFDVEEGHPLRVTEVRFHGNQGLESEQLRALLTERVRAGEPRPELDLRLLDDPLNAEGRLGPEQGTLEPLPDPSSVYVEDAWLDAVDAMNELYRERGYLSSAVSFRGLTVDVTSHTAVADFDVEEGPQARVTDVRFVGVPKDVPLVPVGLSLRKGQALSFDKVEEARQTLERGLAQWGYLFGRTTTETSVGEDGQAATVVFRTDPGPQVRVGKILVQGLTRTDPDLVLANLDLEEGKPVALERLTEGQRRLARLGVFRQVDVSLADPTRREETKDVLVTVQERPRLDGQVSGGYFLVDGPRITLDTAYRNLDGMGLSLLARGKVNYAGWSAEALSADRRIACSQQGVDGGTAPGCDAELQGLNGLGGRGNLALAQPRLFFMLPLEVGARLDLIGERVHRPSYVSTRFAAAAALDWAAAPWLNVSLSYEVENNRLRSRAGVLELLNRADQERLRYPFGDFALHSLRPSATLDFRDDPANPRKGVVFISSAEFTRGLSVKPTDVAGNRVEGYPIDGVKLSSNLSGYIPLGRRASMALSARAGTIIPLEKDAQAIGSKLFYLGGSSSLRGFREDGVLPEDVRGALQQRMRDCRALITPAGCSAELKAVLAGQVPASQGGELFTLGKAELRLPALTSLDLGLFFEAGNLWLDRTAFEPGRLRYAAGAGLRYVTPVGPLAFDVGFNLDPDETVNEATTQFHFSIGTF is encoded by the coding sequence ATGGCGTGGGTGCTGCTGCTGTGCGCCCTCGTGTCGGGCGCGGCGGCGGCGCAGCCCGAGGGCGAGTCCCAGCCGGTCGTCGTGGCCGTGGAGCTGCACCTGCCGGGCGGCGCGGACGCGCAGGGGCTCACGGGGCTCGTGGCGGTGCGCAAGGGCCAGACGCTGGCGCCGGGCGCGGTGCGGCGCTCACTGGAGCGACTGTGGGCCACGGGCCGCTTCACGGACGTGGTGGCGCGCACCGTGGAGGTGCCGGGAGGCGTGAGGCTGGTGTTCCAGCTCACGCCCGTGGCGCGGCTGGCGCGGCTGCGCTTCCTGGGCAACGCCGTCTTGTCCGAGGGCGAGCTCATCGAGGCGAGCGGCCTCCTGGAGGGCGGACCGCTGGACGCGGAGGAGCTGGAGGGCGCGGTGTCCTCCGTCCTCCAGGCGTACCAGCGCAAGGGCTATGACTCGGCGAAGGTGACGGTGCGGCAGGAGCCGGTGACGGACGGGCTCGCGGTGTCGCTCACCGTGGACGAGGGCGTGCCCACGCGGGTGCGGATGGTGACGTTCTCCGGCAGCCCGGGCTTCGCGCTGCCCCGGCTGCTGGAGGTGCTGGAGATGCGGCCCGGCGAGGTGTTCGACCGGGTGCGCCTGGACGCGGGCCTGGAGCGGCTGCGCACGCTGCTGCGCGAGGCGGGCCACTGGCGCGCGCAGGTGGGGACGCCCTCGGTGCTGGTGGAGGGCAGCGCGGCCACGGTGGCGGTGCCGCTGTCGGCGGGGCCCCGGTACACGGTGCGCTTCCATGGCAACCGCCGCTTCCCGGCGACGCTGCTGGAGCGCGTGCTGGCGCACGACGTGGCGGAGTCGCTGGACGAGGTGGTGGCGGGCCGGCTGGCGCGGCGGGTGGAGGCCTTCTACCGGCACCGCGGCTTCCACGACGTGCACGTGCGGCCGCGCGAGGTGGTGCGGCCGGACGGAGAGCTGGCGGCGCTGGCCTTCGACGTGGAGGAGGGACACCCGCTGCGCGTGACGGAGGTGCGCTTCCACGGCAACCAGGGGCTGGAGTCGGAGCAGTTGCGCGCGCTGCTGACGGAGCGCGTGCGCGCGGGCGAGCCCCGCCCGGAGCTGGACCTGCGCCTGCTGGATGACCCGCTGAACGCAGAGGGGCGCCTCGGCCCGGAGCAGGGGACGTTGGAGCCGCTGCCGGACCCGTCCTCGGTGTACGTGGAGGACGCGTGGCTGGACGCCGTGGACGCGATGAACGAGCTGTACCGGGAGCGGGGCTATCTCTCGTCGGCGGTGTCGTTCCGCGGGCTGACGGTGGACGTGACAAGCCACACGGCGGTGGCGGACTTCGACGTGGAGGAGGGCCCGCAGGCGCGCGTCACGGACGTGCGTTTCGTGGGCGTACCGAAGGACGTGCCCCTCGTTCCGGTGGGCCTGTCGCTGCGCAAGGGCCAGGCCCTGAGCTTCGACAAGGTCGAGGAGGCTCGGCAGACGCTGGAGCGCGGGCTGGCCCAGTGGGGCTACCTCTTCGGACGGACCACCACCGAGACGAGCGTGGGCGAGGACGGGCAGGCGGCGACGGTGGTGTTCCGCACGGACCCGGGGCCGCAGGTCCGGGTGGGGAAGATTCTCGTGCAGGGACTGACGCGCACGGACCCGGACCTGGTGCTGGCGAACCTGGACCTGGAGGAGGGCAAGCCCGTCGCGCTGGAGCGACTGACGGAGGGGCAGCGGCGGCTGGCGCGGCTGGGCGTGTTCCGGCAGGTGGACGTGTCGCTGGCGGACCCCACGCGGCGCGAGGAGACGAAGGACGTCCTGGTGACGGTGCAGGAGCGGCCCCGGCTGGATGGCCAGGTGTCCGGCGGCTACTTCCTCGTGGACGGTCCGCGAATCACGCTCGACACGGCCTACCGCAACCTGGACGGCATGGGCCTGAGCCTGCTGGCGCGCGGAAAGGTGAACTACGCGGGCTGGAGCGCGGAGGCGCTTTCGGCGGACCGGCGCATCGCCTGCTCGCAGCAGGGTGTGGATGGCGGCACTGCGCCGGGCTGCGACGCGGAATTGCAGGGGCTGAATGGACTGGGTGGGCGCGGCAACCTGGCGCTGGCGCAGCCGCGCCTGTTCTTCATGTTGCCGCTGGAGGTGGGTGCACGGCTGGACTTGATTGGCGAGCGCGTGCACCGGCCGTCGTATGTGTCCACGCGATTCGCGGCGGCGGCGGCGCTGGACTGGGCCGCGGCGCCGTGGCTGAACGTGTCGCTGTCGTACGAAGTGGAGAACAACCGGCTGCGCTCGCGCGCGGGCGTGCTGGAGTTGCTCAACCGCGCGGACCAGGAGCGGCTGCGCTACCCCTTCGGGGACTTCGCGCTGCACTCGCTGCGGCCCTCGGCGACGTTGGACTTCCGGGACGACCCGGCGAATCCGCGCAAGGGCGTGGTGTTCATCTCGAGCGCGGAATTCACCCGGGGGTTGAGCGTGAAGCCCACGGACGTGGCGGGCAACCGCGTGGAGGGGTACCCGATTGACGGCGTGAAGCTGTCGAGCAATCTGAGCGGCTACATCCCCCTGGGACGGCGGGCGAGCATGGCGTTGTCGGCGCGCGCGGGCACCATCATCCCGCTGGAGAAGGACGCGCAGGCCATCGGCTCGAAGCTGTTCTACCTGGGCGGCTCGTCGAGCCTGCGCGGCTTCCGCGAGGATGGAGTGCTGCCGGAGGACGTGCGCGGTGCCCTGCAGCAGCGGATGCGGGACTGCCGGGCGCTGATTACGCCGGCGGGGTGCTCGGCGGAGTTGAAGGCGGTGCTGGCGGGGCAGGTGCCGGCGAGCCAGGGCGGTGAGTTGTTCACGCTGGGCAAGGCGGAGTTGCGGCTACCGGCGCTGACGTCGTTGGACCTGGGCCTGTTCTTCGAGGCGGGCAACCTGTGGTTGGACCGGACGGCATTCGAGCCGGGGCGGTTGCGGTACGCGGCGGGCGCGGGCTTGCGGTACGTGACGCCAGTGGGTCCGCTGGCGTTCGACGTGGGCTTCAACCTGGACCCGGATGAGACAGTGAACGAGGCGACCACGCAGTTCCACTTCAGCATCGGCACGTTCTGA